The Pedobacter africanus genome has a window encoding:
- a CDS encoding ATP-binding cassette domain-containing protein yields MKQEYIAIKGARENNLKNISLFIPKRRITVFTGVSGSGKSSIVFETIGAEAQRQLSETFSTFARNRLPRFSQPDADAIENLSTAIVIDQKRLGGNSRSTVGTITDIYAILRLLFSRLGKPFAGYSNAFSFNDPTGMCPECNGLGETVKLNLDKFLDRSKSLNEGAILFPMFAVGSWYFNSYAYSGLFDNDKKLGDYTEQEWHTLLYGKPKKVTARKDNVPLNVNFEGLVDKFNRMYIKRDTSILSESTRGTLERFMSFSACPLCKGARLNQAALNSRINGYNIAELTSMQIDELIGVIAEINDPVAGSVTSELMMRLQHLMDIGLEYLSLDRGTDTLSGGESQRIKMVRHLGSSLTDMIYIFDEPSIGLHPRDVHRLNELLQQLRDKGNTILVVEHDPEVIMIADHVVDVGPYAGVLGGNIVYEGTAEGLRKADTLTGRYLNRKLPLKSQYRTSKGYLAIENAGLHNLKNITVVIPVGVLTVVTGVAGAGKSTLINDVFVKQHPEAVLIDQSAVSTSIRSSPATYTGIMDDIRRLFAQANDVSASLFSFNSKGACSNCQGLGFIYTDLAFLEPVKNPCEICGSKRFKEEVLEYKLKGKSISDVLEMTVQEAVEFFDKKDLKKRLQAIHDVGLDYLTLGQPLSTLSGGECQRIKLAGNLHKKGSIYVLDEPTTGLHMSDVGHLLEIMDSLVDNGNSVIVIEHNLDVIKNADWVIDLGPEGGKNGGEIVFTGTPADLLNEPGSLTGQYLKKSNEYIYET; encoded by the coding sequence ACTTTTGCGCGGAACAGGCTGCCCAGGTTTAGCCAGCCCGATGCAGACGCTATAGAAAACCTTTCTACCGCCATTGTTATTGATCAGAAACGCCTTGGGGGCAACTCGCGTTCAACAGTGGGTACCATAACCGATATTTACGCGATCCTGCGCTTGCTCTTTTCGCGACTGGGCAAACCTTTTGCAGGATATTCTAATGCTTTTTCTTTTAATGACCCAACGGGAATGTGCCCGGAATGTAATGGGCTAGGGGAAACGGTAAAACTGAACCTGGATAAATTTCTGGACCGTTCCAAATCTTTAAATGAAGGGGCTATTTTGTTTCCGATGTTTGCCGTTGGCAGCTGGTATTTTAATTCCTATGCCTATTCGGGCCTGTTCGATAACGATAAAAAACTGGGCGATTACACAGAACAGGAATGGCATACCCTGCTATATGGTAAGCCTAAAAAAGTTACGGCCAGAAAGGACAATGTTCCGCTGAATGTGAATTTTGAAGGTTTAGTCGACAAGTTTAACCGGATGTACATTAAAAGGGATACCAGTATCCTTTCCGAATCGACCCGCGGAACACTGGAGCGTTTCATGTCGTTTTCTGCATGTCCTTTATGCAAAGGTGCCCGTTTAAACCAGGCTGCATTGAACAGCAGGATAAACGGTTATAACATTGCGGAGCTAACCAGCATGCAGATTGATGAACTGATCGGTGTTATTGCAGAAATAAACGATCCGGTTGCCGGGTCCGTGACCTCAGAATTGATGATGCGTTTGCAGCACCTGATGGATATCGGCCTGGAATACCTGAGCCTTGACAGGGGTACGGACACACTTTCAGGCGGAGAATCGCAGCGCATCAAAATGGTTCGGCACCTGGGCAGCAGCCTTACCGATATGATCTATATTTTTGATGAACCGAGCATTGGTTTACATCCACGCGATGTGCACCGTTTGAACGAACTGCTGCAGCAATTGCGGGACAAGGGGAATACCATCCTGGTGGTAGAGCACGACCCGGAAGTGATCATGATTGCAGATCATGTGGTAGATGTTGGCCCTTATGCCGGTGTATTGGGTGGTAATATTGTTTATGAAGGTACAGCAGAAGGGCTGAGGAAAGCGGATACCCTGACTGGTAGGTACCTGAACAGGAAATTACCCCTGAAATCGCAATACAGAACATCAAAGGGATACCTTGCAATAGAGAATGCCGGTCTCCATAACCTTAAGAACATTACGGTTGTTATTCCTGTAGGAGTGCTTACGGTCGTAACGGGAGTGGCCGGTGCAGGAAAGAGCACGCTGATCAATGATGTTTTTGTAAAACAACATCCGGAGGCCGTGCTTATTGACCAGTCGGCCGTAAGCACTTCCATACGTTCCAGTCCAGCTACTTACACGGGTATAATGGACGACATCCGCAGACTGTTTGCCCAGGCAAATGATGTGAGTGCCTCCCTGTTTAGTTTCAATTCCAAAGGCGCCTGCTCAAATTGCCAGGGTCTGGGTTTTATCTATACCGACCTGGCCTTTCTGGAGCCTGTTAAAAACCCTTGCGAGATATGTGGCAGTAAAAGGTTTAAGGAAGAAGTATTGGAGTACAAACTAAAGGGAAAATCTATCAGTGATGTTCTGGAGATGACTGTACAGGAGGCGGTGGAGTTTTTTGATAAAAAGGACCTTAAAAAGCGCCTGCAGGCCATACATGATGTGGGGCTGGACTACCTTACACTTGGACAGCCTTTAAGTACCCTTTCTGGTGGTGAATGCCAACGCATTAAACTGGCCGGTAATCTCCACAAAAAAGGCAGCATCTATGTGCTGGACGAACCAACAACGGGCTTGCACATGTCGGACGTAGGGCATCTGCTGGAAATTATGGACAGCCTGGTGGATAATGGCAATTCAGTTATCGTAATTGAACATAACCTGGATGTGATCAAAAATGCAGACTGGGTAATTGACCTTGGCCCGGAAGGCGGAAAGAATGGAGGTGAAATCGTATTTACCGGTACACCTGCTGATCTTCTAAATGAACCGGGTTCCTTAACCGGACAATATTTAAAAAAAAGCAATGAATACATATATGAAACCTAA
- a CDS encoding TolC family protein produces MKPKIYLIMVLLASFHVVVKGQETGSLNYKLSLKAAIDYALTHQTDVLNAVVDEEMARNKVKETVGIGLPQVSASYNFQDFLKLPTTLLPGEFSNPPSDTPIPVKFGTKFNSTAGIELSQLIFDGSYIVGLQASKTYKELSVRNSRRTRIETATAVTKAYYSVLVIAEQLDLIDANLTQLSKSLNDTEALFKNGFAEKIDVDRLQVLKNNLETERENVTRLLELNINMLKFQMGMPIQAELTLTDQIKDIRAEQVALAVADTTAYKGRIEYALLETQQKLNELDFKRQKSTFLPTLRGFASASKNFQSDEFSRHFDNRFPTSVIGFTLSWNLINGGQRIYQMRNAKLTIKKTENDMLNLKNGIAQEVSANQKLYLNSKRSVENQERNLALAKEILRVTRIKYEQGVGSSLEVTTAETSLKEAQNNYIKALYDLLITKVDLDKAAGRINY; encoded by the coding sequence ATGAAACCTAAAATTTATCTCATAATGGTGCTGCTTGCATCGTTTCATGTTGTGGTGAAAGGGCAGGAAACCGGGTCCTTAAACTATAAACTGAGCCTGAAAGCTGCAATTGACTATGCCCTGACCCACCAAACGGATGTATTAAATGCGGTAGTGGACGAAGAAATGGCCAGAAATAAAGTTAAAGAAACAGTAGGTATCGGTTTACCGCAGGTTTCTGCCAGCTATAATTTTCAGGATTTCTTAAAGCTGCCTACCACCTTATTGCCCGGAGAATTTTCCAATCCACCTTCAGACACGCCAATTCCGGTTAAATTTGGGACTAAATTTAACTCCACAGCCGGAATAGAGCTGAGCCAGCTCATTTTTGATGGCAGTTACATTGTGGGTTTGCAGGCTTCCAAAACCTATAAAGAATTATCGGTTAGGAACAGCAGACGTACCAGGATTGAAACAGCAACGGCAGTAACCAAAGCTTATTATTCGGTATTGGTGATCGCTGAGCAACTTGACCTGATTGATGCCAATCTTACACAGCTTTCCAAATCTTTAAATGATACAGAAGCCTTGTTTAAAAATGGCTTTGCAGAAAAAATTGATGTAGACAGGCTGCAGGTTTTAAAGAACAATCTGGAAACTGAAAGAGAGAATGTGACCCGACTGCTGGAACTGAACATCAATATGCTGAAATTCCAGATGGGCATGCCTATACAGGCTGAACTGACGCTTACCGATCAGATCAAAGACATCAGGGCAGAGCAGGTTGCCCTTGCAGTGGCAGATACAACCGCTTACAAGGGAAGGATCGAATACGCTTTGCTGGAAACACAGCAGAAGCTGAACGAATTGGATTTTAAAAGGCAGAAAAGTACTTTCCTGCCTACACTGAGAGGTTTCGCCAGTGCCTCAAAGAATTTTCAGTCGGACGAATTTTCCAGGCACTTTGACAACCGCTTTCCAACATCTGTTATTGGCTTTACACTTTCCTGGAACCTGATCAATGGCGGACAGCGCATTTATCAGATGCGAAATGCAAAACTGACCATTAAAAAAACTGAAAATGACATGCTGAATTTGAAGAATGGAATAGCGCAGGAAGTTTCTGCCAATCAGAAACTGTACCTGAACAGCAAGCGGTCAGTAGAGAACCAGGAGCGGAACCTGGCCCTGGCGAAGGAGATCCTAAGGGTTACGCGAATCAAATATGAACAGGGCGTAGGCTCAAGTTTAGAAGTGACTACTGCAGAGACCTCATTAAAAGAAGCGCAGAACAATTACATTAAAGCTTTGTACGATTTGCTGATCACTAAGGTAGATCTGGATAAAGCAGCAGGAAGAATTAATTATTAA
- a CDS encoding efflux RND transporter periplasmic adaptor subunit — protein sequence MKTSIYTLAFALVLASCSSEKPKDKKTELEQLKKQRTELNGKIEKLEAELGQNKTVAEVKDVTATELSEIHFRSYVEVQGKVDAEDNVEIMPESPGTVTQIYIKVGQNVSKGQVLAQLDDKVLKQSVAQMQTQLDLATTVFNRQKNLWDQKIGTEVQYLTAKSQKEGLERQLAGIKSQAAMNKIKSPVSGTVDAMELKLGQSVAPGNPTGIRIVNASRLKVKALVSENYGGKVSQGDEVQVSLPDVPDNLQAHISFAAKVIDPVSRGFNVEVKLPSSKRYRPNMVAILKIIDYKNDQALVVPINAIQKSETSEYVFTAVNGKAKKVDIKTGKVSDGKAEILSGLKAGDKVVTTGFQDLNDGDSVKL from the coding sequence ATGAAAACATCAATATATACCCTTGCATTTGCCCTTGTATTGGCTTCCTGCTCATCAGAAAAGCCAAAAGATAAAAAAACGGAGCTGGAACAGCTGAAAAAGCAACGTACGGAATTAAACGGTAAAATAGAAAAACTGGAAGCTGAACTGGGTCAGAATAAGACGGTGGCTGAGGTTAAAGATGTGACTGCAACCGAACTTTCAGAGATCCATTTCAGAAGTTATGTCGAAGTACAGGGAAAGGTAGATGCAGAGGACAATGTGGAAATCATGCCAGAATCACCAGGGACCGTAACTCAGATCTATATAAAAGTTGGCCAGAATGTGAGCAAGGGACAGGTACTGGCCCAGCTTGACGATAAAGTGCTTAAGCAGAGTGTAGCGCAGATGCAGACCCAGCTTGATCTGGCAACAACGGTATTTAACCGCCAGAAAAACCTTTGGGACCAGAAGATCGGGACCGAAGTACAGTACCTGACAGCCAAAAGCCAGAAAGAGGGCCTGGAAAGACAACTGGCCGGTATAAAATCGCAGGCAGCAATGAATAAAATTAAAAGTCCTGTTTCGGGTACGGTGGATGCAATGGAGCTTAAACTTGGACAATCTGTAGCACCGGGAAATCCTACTGGTATCCGGATAGTGAACGCCAGCAGGCTTAAAGTGAAGGCCCTGGTTTCTGAGAATTACGGTGGAAAGGTGAGTCAGGGTGATGAAGTTCAGGTATCGCTGCCTGATGTTCCGGACAACCTGCAGGCGCATATTTCTTTTGCTGCAAAAGTAATAGATCCGGTTTCCAGGGGCTTTAATGTGGAAGTGAAACTGCCTTCCAGTAAAAGGTACCGCCCAAACATGGTAGCGATCCTGAAGATTATAGACTATAAAAATGATCAGGCCCTGGTGGTTCCCATCAATGCCATACAAAAGTCTGAAACCAGTGAATATGTATTTACCGCAGTAAATGGGAAAGCTAAAAAGGTAGACATCAAAACCGGTAAGGTTTCGGACGGCAAAGCCGAGATATTATCGGGATTGAAAGCCGGCGACAAGGTGGTGACCACAGGATTTCAGGACCTGAACGACGGAGATAGCGTAAAATTATAG
- a CDS encoding efflux RND transporter permease subunit: MKDINKEFKPSSWAIDNRTAIYVFTCLLMIAGYFSYQKLPKENFPEVVIPKIFVQTVYPGTSPSNMENLVTKQLEKEIRGTLGLKKITSSSFQDFSFITAEFNTDVDIKDAKQRIKDAVDKAKTDLPSDLPDDPVIMDINLSDLPIMYINISGDYDLKKLKEYADDIEDRVEGLKEIAGVDIVGALEPEVQINVDLQKMDAAQISFTDIENAVKYENLTISGGSVKMDGMLRTLNIKKEFENAEEIGNMIVKTPTGGSVYLKDIAEVIDSFKEQKSYARLYGKNVITLNVRKRSGENLIEASDKINAMLKDMKGKVIPEKLNITITGDQSDQTRITLHDLINTIVIGFILVTLILMFFMGVTNALFVALSVPLSMFIAFLSMPVLGGIFDFNFTMNMMVLFSFLLGLGIVVDDAIVVVENTHRIFDNGKVPIVQAAKTATGEVFLPVLSGTLTTLAPFFPLLFWPGIIGKFMYFLPVTLIVTLSASLIVAYIINPVFAVDFMKPHDDHKDQKPTFNKAVKRTMLIFTGVALLGYLINFGLGNFVVLMALLYLLNHFFLSRAIKQFQTVVWPKVINTYHNLIIWALKRPRTMIWSTVGLFFFTIFLVGIVPPRVVFFPTADPNFVYVYVELPVGTDQAYTSKIIEKVEERVTKVVGRNNPDVSSIISNVTVGVTDPQGEDQGEYSNKGKVTVAFVPFGKRTGERTATYLDKVREAVKGIPGAEISVAQEQGGPPTAKPISIEITGDNLDSLANTSIRLKKFLDGRQIAGVEELKTDFQNNKPEIIFDVNRERANREGVSTGQIGLALRTALFGKEASKYRDENDDYEINVRAMEAQRNNLEALRNMKMTYRDMAMNGIIRQVPISSFADINYVNTYGGIKRKQQKRIIILSSNVLSEYNANEVVANIQTEINEFKAPDGVEIKMAGEQEEQMETAAFLGTALISALFIILIILVLQFNSISKPVVILSEILFSVIGVLLGVTIFRMELSIVMTGLGIVALAGIVVRNGILLVEFADLMVSQGMEVKEAVIEAGRTRMTPVLLTATATMLGLIPLAVGLNIDFVTMFTELHPHIYFGGDNVAFWGPLSWTIIFGLSFATFLTLVLVPCMYLVADRNSKKVKSWFKK, translated from the coding sequence ATGAAGGATATAAATAAAGAGTTTAAGCCCTCCAGCTGGGCGATTGACAACAGAACGGCGATTTACGTGTTCACTTGTCTGCTAATGATAGCAGGATATTTTTCTTATCAGAAGCTGCCAAAAGAAAATTTTCCAGAAGTAGTTATTCCGAAGATATTTGTGCAGACGGTATATCCGGGCACTTCTCCTTCCAATATGGAAAACCTGGTGACCAAGCAACTCGAAAAGGAAATCAGGGGGACCTTGGGACTAAAAAAAATCACTTCCAGTTCTTTTCAGGATTTTTCTTTCATTACTGCTGAATTTAACACGGATGTAGATATCAAGGATGCAAAACAGCGGATCAAAGATGCGGTAGATAAAGCGAAAACAGACCTGCCTTCAGATTTACCTGATGATCCGGTAATCATGGATATCAACCTTTCAGATCTGCCTATTATGTATATTAACATTTCGGGTGATTATGATTTAAAAAAGCTTAAAGAATATGCTGATGATATAGAAGATAGGGTAGAGGGGTTGAAGGAGATTGCAGGGGTAGACATTGTAGGCGCGCTGGAACCTGAAGTACAGATCAATGTAGATTTGCAAAAGATGGATGCTGCCCAGATATCTTTTACAGATATAGAGAATGCCGTTAAATATGAGAATTTAACCATCTCCGGCGGTTCGGTTAAAATGGATGGTATGCTGCGGACGCTCAATATCAAGAAGGAATTCGAAAATGCCGAAGAAATAGGCAACATGATTGTTAAAACCCCAACTGGTGGTTCAGTTTATCTGAAAGATATCGCGGAAGTAATAGATTCTTTTAAAGAACAAAAAAGCTATGCCCGTTTGTATGGCAAAAATGTAATTACATTGAACGTAAGGAAACGCAGTGGTGAAAACCTGATCGAAGCTTCTGATAAGATCAATGCGATGTTAAAAGATATGAAAGGAAAAGTGATCCCTGAAAAACTCAATATTACCATCACCGGTGACCAGAGCGATCAGACAAGGATTACGCTGCATGATCTGATCAATACCATCGTCATCGGTTTTATTCTGGTTACGCTGATACTGATGTTCTTTATGGGGGTAACCAACGCTCTGTTCGTGGCGCTTTCTGTCCCTTTGTCTATGTTCATTGCTTTCCTTTCTATGCCGGTTCTGGGGGGAATATTTGATTTTAACTTTACTATGAATATGATGGTACTGTTCTCTTTTCTGTTGGGTTTGGGGATAGTAGTGGATGATGCGATTGTAGTAGTCGAAAATACCCACCGTATTTTTGACAATGGAAAAGTGCCCATTGTACAGGCTGCTAAAACTGCCACCGGAGAGGTGTTTCTACCGGTTTTGTCGGGAACTTTAACTACACTGGCGCCCTTCTTTCCTTTGTTGTTCTGGCCGGGCATTATTGGGAAGTTTATGTATTTTTTACCGGTAACACTAATCGTAACCTTATCCGCATCACTTATTGTCGCTTATATTATCAACCCGGTTTTTGCAGTTGATTTTATGAAACCGCATGATGATCATAAGGATCAAAAACCAACCTTTAACAAAGCAGTCAAACGTACTATGCTGATCTTTACAGGAGTTGCCTTACTGGGCTACCTTATCAATTTTGGTCTGGGAAATTTTGTGGTGTTGATGGCATTGCTGTATCTTTTGAATCACTTCTTCCTGTCAAGGGCGATCAAGCAATTTCAGACTGTAGTCTGGCCAAAGGTGATTAATACTTATCACAATCTGATTATCTGGGCATTGAAAAGACCACGTACCATGATATGGAGTACAGTTGGGTTATTCTTCTTTACCATCTTCCTTGTTGGCATTGTGCCACCCCGGGTAGTGTTTTTCCCTACAGCCGATCCGAATTTCGTGTATGTATACGTAGAGCTACCTGTGGGCACAGATCAGGCTTATACCAGTAAGATTATTGAAAAAGTGGAGGAGCGGGTTACCAAGGTAGTTGGCCGTAACAATCCTGATGTTTCCTCTATCATTTCCAATGTGACGGTAGGAGTAACTGATCCGCAAGGCGAGGATCAGGGAGAATACAGCAATAAAGGTAAGGTTACAGTTGCATTTGTTCCTTTTGGTAAACGAACAGGCGAGCGTACTGCAACCTATCTTGATAAGGTCAGGGAGGCCGTTAAAGGAATTCCTGGAGCGGAAATCAGTGTAGCGCAAGAGCAGGGCGGCCCACCAACTGCGAAACCAATTAGTATTGAAATTACCGGCGACAACCTGGATTCCCTGGCCAATACATCGATACGATTGAAGAAATTTCTGGATGGCAGGCAGATTGCAGGAGTTGAAGAACTTAAAACCGATTTCCAGAATAATAAGCCGGAAATTATTTTTGACGTAAATAGAGAAAGGGCAAACAGAGAGGGAGTATCTACAGGTCAAATTGGTTTAGCACTTCGGACTGCGCTTTTTGGGAAAGAGGCCTCAAAGTATAGGGACGAGAATGATGATTATGAAATCAATGTGCGTGCGATGGAGGCTCAGCGCAATAACCTGGAAGCATTGAGGAACATGAAAATGACCTATCGCGATATGGCCATGAACGGGATCATCAGGCAGGTGCCAATCTCTTCCTTTGCGGACATCAATTATGTAAATACCTATGGTGGCATTAAGCGCAAACAGCAGAAAAGGATCATCATTTTGTCTTCAAACGTTCTGTCTGAGTACAATGCCAATGAGGTAGTCGCTAATATTCAAACGGAAATTAATGAGTTCAAAGCACCTGATGGTGTGGAGATTAAAATGGCAGGAGAACAGGAAGAACAAATGGAGACGGCTGCGTTTCTGGGCACTGCATTGATAAGTGCACTGTTTATCATCCTCATTATCCTGGTATTGCAATTTAACTCCATCAGCAAGCCTGTGGTGATCTTAAGCGAAATCCTGTTTAGTGTAATCGGTGTATTGCTTGGGGTTACCATTTTTAGAATGGAGCTTTCGATCGTGATGACCGGATTGGGAATTGTTGCGCTTGCCGGTATTGTGGTTAGAAATGGTATCCTGCTGGTTGAGTTTGCCGATCTGATGGTGAGCCAGGGTATGGAAGTAAAAGAAGCCGTAATTGAGGCGGGGCGTACCCGGATGACACCTGTACTGCTTACTGCTACTGCAACTATGCTGGGACTGATCCCGCTTGCCGTAGGTTTGAACATAGATTTTGTGACCATGTTTACGGAGCTACACCCACACATTTATTTTGGAGGCGATAACGTAGCATTCTGGGGACCTTTGTCCTGGACCATCATCTTCGGCTTAAGTTTTGCCACTTTCCTCACTTTGGTACTTGTGCCATGCATGTACCTGGTAGCAGACAGGAATTCAAAGAAAGTAAAATCATGGTTTAAAAAATAA